A single genomic interval of Streptomyces sp. NBC_00663 harbors:
- a CDS encoding SDR family NAD(P)-dependent oxidoreductase: MNRYENRRALITGGGSGIGQATVLRLLAEGGRVVAADISEAGLKDTVEKAGADAGRLTTVAVDIADETSVRDAVAFAVEALGGLDVLVNAAGILRSAHTHEQSLADFSRIIAVNLTGTFLMIREAIPALLTGDAPAVVNFSSTSAQFAHPYMAAYAASKGGIQSMTHALASEYGKQGIRFTAVQPGSISSGMTDGSGASGQSAGPGLPDDTDWSLFTKLTPALGEGFAGPEAVAGVVAMLAGEDGRFITGTEIRIDGGTHF, encoded by the coding sequence ATGAACCGTTACGAGAACCGACGTGCCCTCATCACCGGCGGCGGCTCCGGCATCGGCCAGGCCACCGTGCTGCGCCTGCTCGCCGAGGGCGGCCGGGTCGTCGCCGCCGACATCAGCGAGGCCGGCCTGAAGGACACCGTCGAGAAGGCGGGCGCCGACGCCGGACGGCTGACCACGGTCGCCGTCGACATCGCCGACGAGACGTCCGTCCGGGACGCCGTGGCCTTCGCCGTCGAGGCACTCGGCGGGCTCGACGTGCTCGTCAACGCCGCCGGCATCCTGCGCTCCGCGCACACCCATGAGCAGAGCCTCGCCGACTTCAGCCGGATCATCGCCGTCAACCTGACCGGCACCTTCCTGATGATCCGCGAGGCGATACCGGCGCTCCTCACGGGCGACGCCCCGGCCGTCGTCAACTTCAGCTCGACCTCGGCGCAGTTCGCGCACCCGTACATGGCGGCGTACGCGGCGAGCAAGGGCGGCATCCAGTCGATGACGCACGCCCTGGCGAGCGAGTACGGCAAGCAGGGCATCCGCTTCACCGCCGTACAGCCCGGCTCGATCTCCTCCGGCATGACCGACGGCTCGGGCGCCAGCGGTCAGAGCGCCGGGCCGGGGCTGCCGGACGACACCGACTGGAGCCTGTTCACCAAGCTCACCCCGGCGCTGGGGGAGGGGTTCGCGGGCCCGGAGGCGGTCGCGGGCGTGGTCGCGATGCTGGCCGGCGAGGACGGCCGGTTCATCACCGGCACCGAGATCCGCATCGACGGCGGCACGCACTTCTGA
- a CDS encoding SCO2195 family GlnR-regulated protein: protein MQAAPVRATAIPSFTDALRAVESLLMSSGQRTARRNAWTSVLEDRRRAKDRVEAQQVLEKAIGARL, encoded by the coding sequence ATGCAGGCCGCGCCCGTTCGCGCCACCGCCATCCCGTCGTTCACCGATGCACTCCGTGCCGTCGAGTCGCTGCTCATGAGCAGCGGCCAGCGCACCGCGCGCCGCAACGCCTGGACGTCCGTCCTGGAGGACCGCCGTCGCGCCAAGGACCGGGTCGAGGCCCAGCAGGTCCTGGAGAAGGCGATCGGCGCCCGCCTCTGA
- a CDS encoding regulator yields the protein MTERPAQRTPNRQLAALIAEAGFSNAGLARRVDQLGLEHGLDLRYDKTSVTRWLRGQQPRGTTPALIAEVFTRRLGRRLSAQDLGLDACAPVYAGLEFAATPEEAVDIVGGLWRKDSGSHAELRKIAFTPAGLVVPSRDWLIGRADDKVARGEPPLRVPAQGRPVVPRQRGAERGPGQKVTGGDIAALRSVGELFRSLDDMYGGGHARQALVRYLEHECEPMLRGTYGEQVGRRLFAAAADLTRLAGWTSYDIAAHGLAQRYFVQSLRLAQAAADRAYGSFVLITMSRQAVYLGHGREAVQLARVAQQGLGTNAPPVVQALLHSVEARGHGVLGEVRNCTGALVRAERALEAARPGDEVPYWARFFDEAQLADEFGHAHRDLQQFRAAAQHAERSLQLRAPAYARSRLFCRVVLASARLGLGELDQACALGAEAAGAAAEMRSVRAIEYVRDFERRLEPYKDAAPVRGYRDKVAAFG from the coding sequence ATGACGGAACGACCCGCGCAGCGCACTCCCAACCGCCAGCTCGCCGCGCTCATCGCAGAAGCGGGGTTCTCCAACGCGGGACTCGCCCGTCGAGTGGACCAACTCGGTCTCGAACACGGGCTTGATCTGAGATACGACAAGACATCGGTCACCCGGTGGCTGCGCGGCCAGCAGCCCCGCGGCACCACCCCCGCCCTCATCGCCGAGGTCTTCACCCGCCGACTCGGCCGGCGGCTCAGCGCCCAGGATCTCGGGCTCGACGCCTGCGCGCCCGTCTACGCGGGCCTGGAGTTCGCGGCCACCCCCGAGGAGGCCGTCGACATCGTGGGCGGGCTGTGGCGCAAGGACTCCGGAAGCCACGCCGAACTGCGGAAGATCGCCTTCACCCCGGCCGGTCTCGTCGTCCCCAGCCGCGACTGGCTCATCGGCCGGGCCGACGACAAGGTCGCCCGCGGCGAACCCCCGCTCCGCGTCCCCGCCCAGGGCCGCCCGGTGGTGCCCCGGCAGCGCGGCGCCGAGCGCGGGCCCGGCCAGAAGGTCACCGGCGGCGACATCGCCGCGCTGCGCTCGGTCGGCGAACTGTTCCGCTCCCTCGACGACATGTACGGCGGCGGCCACGCCCGCCAGGCCCTCGTGCGCTATCTGGAGCACGAGTGCGAGCCGATGCTGCGCGGCACCTACGGCGAACAGGTCGGCCGCCGGCTGTTCGCCGCCGCGGCCGACCTGACCCGGCTCGCGGGCTGGACGTCGTACGACATCGCGGCGCACGGGCTCGCGCAGCGGTACTTCGTGCAGTCGCTGCGGCTCGCGCAGGCGGCGGCGGACCGGGCCTACGGGTCCTTCGTGCTGATCACGATGAGCCGGCAGGCGGTCTATCTCGGGCACGGGCGCGAGGCGGTGCAGCTGGCGCGGGTCGCCCAGCAGGGGCTCGGGACCAACGCCCCGCCGGTCGTGCAGGCGCTGCTGCACTCCGTCGAGGCGCGCGGACACGGGGTGCTCGGCGAGGTGCGCAACTGCACGGGCGCGCTGGTCCGCGCCGAGCGCGCCCTGGAGGCGGCCCGGCCCGGTGACGAAGTCCCGTACTGGGCCCGCTTCTTCGACGAGGCACAGCTCGCCGACGAGTTCGGGCACGCGCACCGTGACCTTCAGCAGTTCCGTGCGGCGGCGCAGCACGCCGAGCGCTCGCTTCAGCTGCGGGCGCCGGCGTACGCCCGCAGTCGGCTCTTCTGCCGGGTGGTGCTTGCCTCCGCTCGCCTCGGCCTCGGGGAGCTCGACCAGGCCTGCGCGCTGGGTGCGGAGGCCGCGGGTGCCGCTGCTGAGATGCGGTCGGTTCGGGCGATCGAGTATGTGAGGGACTTCGAGCGGAGGCTGGAGCCGTACAAGGACGCGGCACCGGTGCGGGGTTATCGGGACAAGGTGGCCGCGTTCGGGTAG
- the lipA gene encoding lipoyl synthase, whose product MSAVTPDGRKMLRLEVRNAQTPIERKPEWIKTRAKMGPEYTAMQKLVKSEGLHTVCQEAGCPNIYECWEDREATFLIGGDQCTRRCDFCQIDTGKPEALDRDEPRRVGESVVTMDLNYATITGVARDDLEDGGAWLYAETVRQIHQQTAEREGGHTKVELLAPDFNAVPELLQQVFESRPEVFAHNVETVPRIFKRIRPGFRYERSLKVITEARDFGLVTKSNLILGMGETREEVSEALRQLHDAGCELVTITQYLRPSVRHHPVERWVKPHEFVELKEEAEQIGFSGVMSGPLVRSSYRAGRLYQMAIEKRGAYVASQAV is encoded by the coding sequence GTGTCCGCAGTCACACCCGACGGACGCAAGATGCTGCGCCTGGAGGTCCGGAACGCCCAGACCCCCATCGAGCGCAAGCCCGAGTGGATCAAGACGCGGGCGAAAATGGGTCCCGAGTACACCGCGATGCAGAAACTCGTGAAGAGCGAGGGGCTGCACACGGTCTGCCAGGAAGCCGGCTGTCCCAACATCTACGAGTGCTGGGAGGACCGCGAGGCGACCTTCCTCATCGGCGGCGACCAGTGCACCCGGCGCTGCGACTTCTGCCAGATCGACACCGGCAAGCCCGAGGCGCTCGACCGCGACGAGCCGCGCCGCGTCGGTGAGTCCGTGGTCACCATGGACCTCAACTACGCCACCATCACCGGCGTCGCCCGCGACGACCTGGAGGACGGCGGGGCCTGGCTGTACGCCGAGACCGTGCGCCAGATCCACCAGCAGACCGCGGAGCGCGAGGGCGGCCACACCAAGGTCGAGCTGCTCGCCCCCGACTTCAACGCCGTACCGGAGCTGCTCCAGCAGGTCTTCGAGTCGCGGCCCGAGGTCTTCGCGCACAACGTCGAGACGGTGCCCCGGATCTTCAAGCGGATCCGGCCCGGCTTCCGCTACGAGCGCTCCCTGAAGGTCATCACCGAGGCCCGTGACTTCGGCCTGGTGACCAAGTCCAACCTGATCCTCGGCATGGGCGAGACCCGCGAGGAGGTCAGCGAGGCGCTCAGGCAGCTGCACGACGCGGGCTGTGAGCTCGTCACCATCACGCAGTACCTGCGGCCCTCCGTCCGGCACCACCCCGTGGAGCGCTGGGTCAAGCCGCACGAGTTCGTGGAGCTGAAGGAGGAGGCCGAGCAGATCGGCTTCTCCGGTGTGATGTCAGGCCCGCTCGTCCGGTCCTCGTACCGCGCCGGCCGGCTGTACCAGATGGCCATCGAGAAGCGTGGCGCGTACGTCGCCTCGCAGGCGGTCTGA
- a CDS encoding NAD(P)/FAD-dependent oxidoreductase — MLEPAYQADVVIVGAGVAGLSAAHRLTSAGVTTAVLEAAHGVGGRMSTEKVDGFRLDRIGQLLSTAYPELRLTPGLDGLVLRPFAPGVLLHSDGRHHRAGATPANSRSAAWSVTRSARSARSTRRARGALHAVRALASAPRPAPRPTPRPAAAPRSGTAPLGTAVDQARLGAALARIADAPVERLLARPELPAAQALAARGLPARTIDGFLRPLLAALLCDPELTTSSRCADLALRAFAGGRLSVPEGGAEILPELLARSLPPGTVHTGVRVTSVSTNTVTTAEHGEFRCRAVLLATDARAAAELLPGLRVPDFHPVTVVHHTTDEPPETGTALLLDADRGGPVVHTAVVSRVDPSRAPAGRALISSTVLGPPPPDVETAVRMHLSRLYGTSTARWETLAVHHTPEAVPTMRTPHDLRRPVRLLAGLYVCGDHRDTSTVQGALHSAHRATTAMLTDLGARGSMHRADPLPATRAA, encoded by the coding sequence GTGCTTGAGCCCGCGTACCAGGCGGACGTCGTGATCGTGGGAGCCGGGGTCGCCGGGCTCTCCGCGGCACATCGGCTGACCAGCGCAGGAGTGACGACCGCAGTCCTGGAGGCCGCCCACGGTGTGGGGGGCCGTATGTCGACGGAGAAGGTCGACGGCTTCCGGCTCGACCGCATCGGGCAGCTGCTGTCCACCGCGTATCCCGAACTGCGCCTGACACCAGGGCTCGACGGTCTGGTGCTGCGCCCCTTCGCGCCCGGTGTCCTGTTGCACAGCGACGGCCGCCACCATCGCGCGGGCGCCACCCCGGCGAACTCGAGGAGCGCCGCGTGGAGCGTCACACGGAGCGCGAGGAGCGCCCGGAGCACAAGGCGCGCGAGGGGCGCACTCCATGCCGTACGCGCCCTGGCGAGCGCCCCCCGTCCCGCGCCCCGTCCGACGCCCCGCCCGGCCGCGGCCCCCCGGAGCGGCACCGCCCCGCTGGGCACCGCCGTCGACCAGGCCCGCCTCGGCGCCGCGCTCGCCCGGATCGCGGACGCCCCCGTGGAGCGCCTCCTCGCCCGCCCCGAACTCCCCGCCGCCCAGGCCCTCGCGGCCCGCGGTCTGCCCGCCCGCACGATCGACGGGTTCCTGCGACCGCTGCTGGCGGCCCTGCTGTGCGACCCGGAGCTGACGACGTCCAGCCGCTGCGCGGACCTCGCGCTGCGGGCCTTCGCGGGCGGGCGGCTGAGTGTGCCGGAGGGCGGGGCCGAGATCCTGCCGGAGCTGCTGGCCCGCTCGCTGCCGCCGGGGACGGTGCACACCGGGGTCCGGGTCACCTCGGTCTCCACCAACACGGTGACCACCGCGGAGCACGGCGAGTTCCGCTGCCGTGCGGTACTTCTGGCGACCGACGCCCGCGCCGCGGCCGAGCTGCTGCCGGGCCTGCGCGTACCCGACTTCCACCCGGTGACGGTGGTTCACCACACGACCGACGAACCGCCGGAGACCGGTACCGCGCTGCTGCTGGACGCGGACCGCGGCGGCCCCGTGGTCCACACGGCGGTGGTGAGCCGCGTGGACCCGAGCCGCGCCCCCGCGGGCCGCGCCCTGATCTCCTCGACGGTCCTCGGCCCGCCCCCGCCGGACGTCGAGACCGCCGTCCGTATGCATCTCTCCCGCCTCTACGGCACGTCGACGGCCCGCTGGGAGACCCTCGCCGTCCACCACACCCCGGAGGCGGTGCCGACCATGCGCACCCCCCACGACCTACGCCGCCCGGTACGCCTCCTGGCGGGCCTGTACGTCTGCGGCGACCACCGGGACACGAGCACGGTCCAGGGGGCGTTGCACTCGGCGCACCGGGCGACGACAGCGATGCTGACGGACCTCGGGGCGAGGGGTTCGATGCACAGGGCGGACCCGCTCCCGGCAACACGGGCCGCCTGA
- the glnA gene encoding type I glutamate--ammonia ligase, which translates to MFQNADEAKKFIADEDVKFVDVRFCDLPGVMQHFTIPAEAFDPAEELAFDGSSIRGFQAIHESDMALRADLSTARVDPFRRDKTVNINFFIHDPITGEQYSRDPRNVAKKAEAYLASTGIADTAYFGPEAEFYVFDSVRFATGANESFYHIDSEAGAWNTGAEENNRGYKVRYKGGYFPTPPVDHFADLRAEISLELAKSGLQVERQHHEVGTAGQAEINYKFNTLLAAADDLQLFKYIVKNVAWRNGKTATFMPKPIFGDNGSGMHVHQSLWSNGDPLFYDEAGYAGLSDTARYYIGGILKHAPSLLAFTNPTVNSYHRLVPGFEAPINLVYSQRNRSAAMRIPITGSNPKAKRVEFRAPDSSGNPYLAFSALLLAGLDGIKNKIEPAEPIDKDLYELAPEEHASVAQVPTSLPAVLDSLERDHEFLLAGDVFTSDLIETWIDFKRANEIAPLQLRPHPHEFELYFDV; encoded by the coding sequence ATGTTCCAGAACGCCGACGAGGCCAAGAAGTTCATCGCGGACGAGGACGTCAAGTTCGTCGACGTCCGCTTCTGCGACCTGCCGGGCGTGATGCAGCACTTCACGATCCCGGCCGAGGCCTTCGACCCGGCCGAGGAGCTCGCCTTCGACGGCTCCTCGATCCGCGGCTTCCAGGCCATCCACGAGTCCGACATGGCGCTCCGCGCCGACCTGTCCACCGCGCGCGTCGACCCGTTCCGCCGCGACAAGACGGTCAACATCAACTTCTTCATCCACGACCCGATCACGGGCGAGCAGTACTCCCGTGACCCGCGCAACGTGGCGAAGAAGGCCGAGGCCTACCTCGCCTCGACCGGTATCGCGGACACCGCGTACTTCGGCCCCGAGGCCGAGTTCTACGTCTTCGACTCGGTGCGCTTCGCGACCGGCGCGAACGAGAGCTTCTACCACATCGACTCCGAGGCCGGCGCCTGGAACACCGGTGCGGAGGAGAACAACCGCGGCTACAAGGTCCGCTACAAGGGCGGCTACTTCCCGACCCCGCCGGTCGACCACTTCGCCGACCTGCGTGCCGAGATCTCGCTGGAGCTGGCCAAGTCCGGCCTCCAGGTCGAGCGCCAGCACCACGAGGTGGGCACCGCCGGCCAGGCCGAGATCAACTACAAGTTCAACACGCTGCTCGCCGCGGCCGACGACCTCCAGCTCTTCAAGTACATCGTGAAGAACGTGGCCTGGCGCAACGGCAAGACCGCGACCTTCATGCCGAAGCCGATCTTCGGTGACAACGGCTCGGGCATGCACGTCCACCAGTCGCTGTGGAGCAACGGCGACCCGCTGTTCTACGACGAGGCCGGCTACGCGGGCCTGTCGGACACCGCCCGCTACTACATCGGCGGCATCCTCAAGCACGCCCCGTCGCTGCTCGCCTTCACCAACCCGACGGTGAACTCGTACCACCGTCTGGTGCCGGGCTTCGAGGCGCCGATCAACCTGGTGTACTCGCAGCGCAACCGCTCCGCGGCCATGCGTATCCCGATCACGGGCTCCAACCCGAAGGCCAAGCGCGTCGAGTTCCGTGCGCCCGACTCCTCCGGCAACCCGTACCTCGCCTTCTCGGCGCTGCTGCTGGCGGGCCTGGACGGCATCAAGAACAAGATCGAGCCGGCCGAGCCGATCGACAAGGACCTCTACGAGCTGGCTCCCGAGGAGCACGCGAGCGTGGCCCAGGTCCCGACGTCCCTCCCGGCCGTCCTCGACTCGCTGGAGCGCGACCACGAGTTCCTGCTCGCCGGTGACGTCTTCACGTCCGACCTCATCGAGACGTGGATCGACTTCAAGCGCGCGAACGAGATCGCTCCGCTTCAGCTGCGTCCGCACCCGCACGAGTTTGAGCTGTACTTCGACGTGTGA
- a CDS encoding TIGR01777 family oxidoreductase, with protein MQSSRIAVAGASGLIGSALVRSLTADGHEVVRLVRRAPHGADEVRWDPEGGRVDAAGLAGCQAVVNLAGAGIGDRRWTPAYKARIRSSRVLGTATLAKAIAAMEKPPRVFVSGSAMGYYGETGDRVVDESAPAGNGFLPELCVEWEGAAAPAQEAGVRTVFTRTGLVVARGGGAWGRLFPLFRAGLGGRLGDGRQYWSFIALHDEVAAIRYLIDTDGLSGPFNLTAPTPLTNREITEAMGRVLHRPTLFAVPAPVLRTVLGEMAGDVLGSQRVVPKRLLESGFTFAFPEVEGALKAAV; from the coding sequence ATGCAGTCTTCCCGAATCGCGGTGGCCGGTGCGTCCGGTCTCATCGGCAGTGCTCTGGTGCGGTCCTTGACGGCGGATGGTCATGAGGTGGTGCGGCTCGTGCGGCGGGCGCCGCACGGGGCGGACGAGGTCCGCTGGGATCCCGAGGGCGGGCGGGTGGACGCGGCCGGGCTCGCCGGGTGCCAGGCCGTGGTCAATCTCGCCGGTGCCGGGATCGGGGACCGGCGGTGGACACCGGCGTACAAGGCCCGTATCCGGTCCAGCCGGGTGCTGGGCACGGCGACGCTGGCCAAGGCGATCGCCGCGATGGAGAAGCCGCCGCGGGTCTTCGTCAGCGGCAGTGCGATGGGCTATTACGGCGAGACCGGCGACCGGGTCGTGGACGAGAGCGCGCCCGCGGGCAACGGCTTTCTGCCCGAGCTGTGCGTGGAGTGGGAGGGCGCGGCGGCTCCGGCCCAGGAGGCGGGCGTGCGGACCGTGTTCACACGGACCGGGCTGGTGGTGGCGCGCGGGGGCGGGGCCTGGGGTCGGTTGTTCCCCTTGTTCAGGGCCGGGCTCGGTGGGCGGCTGGGCGACGGACGGCAGTACTGGTCGTTCATCGCGCTGCACGACGAGGTGGCCGCCATCCGGTATCTCATCGACACCGACGGTCTGTCCGGGCCGTTCAACCTGACCGCGCCGACCCCGCTCACCAACCGGGAGATCACCGAGGCGATGGGGCGCGTGCTGCACCGGCCGACGCTCTTCGCGGTGCCGGCGCCGGTGCTGCGGACGGTGCTCGGGGAGATGGCGGGGGATGTCCTCGGCAGTCAACGGGTGGTGCCGAAGCGGCTGTTGGAGTCGGGGTTCACGTTCGCGTTCCCGGAGGTCGAGGGGGCACTGAAAGCCGCCGTGTGA
- a CDS encoding GNAT family N-acetyltransferase, whose product MSEPYIRCALPDDDEELGALDRATWSPLHAVTPRPQPPYGPFFDERHSPDDHLVAELDRRIVGYVRLGFPTPLACNTHVRQIQGLAVSEEARGLGVGRALIRAVIEEARRRGARRLTLRVLGHNTPARRLYESEGFAVEGVLPEEFLLDGEYVDDVFMGRSL is encoded by the coding sequence ATGTCCGAGCCGTACATACGCTGCGCCCTGCCCGACGACGACGAGGAGCTGGGGGCTCTCGACCGCGCGACCTGGTCGCCGCTGCACGCGGTGACGCCCCGACCGCAGCCGCCCTACGGTCCGTTCTTCGACGAGCGCCACAGCCCCGACGACCACCTGGTCGCCGAACTCGACCGCCGTATCGTCGGCTACGTCCGGCTCGGCTTTCCCACTCCGCTCGCCTGCAACACACACGTCCGCCAGATCCAGGGCCTCGCCGTCTCCGAGGAGGCCCGCGGTCTGGGCGTCGGCCGGGCCCTGATCCGCGCGGTGATCGAGGAGGCGCGTCGGCGCGGCGCCCGCCGTCTCACCCTGCGGGTCCTGGGCCACAACACCCCGGCCCGCAGGCTCTACGAGTCGGAGGGCTTCGCCGTCGAAGGGGTGCTGCCGGAGGAGTTCCTGCTCGACGGCGAGTACGTCGACGACGTGTTCATGGGGCGAAGTCTCTGA
- a CDS encoding DUF4191 domain-containing protein, whose product MARSDSAADAANPGRLKQIALTYKMTRKADKTIGLVLAGVFLLILGVFLAFGFLIGHPVYLGILGLLLAFLGTAIVFGRRAERAAFGQMEGQPGAAAAVLDNIGRGWTTTPAVAMNRSQDVVHRAVGKAGIVLVAEGNPNRVKTLLAAEKKKMNRIVADVPVHDLIVGTGEGQIPLKKLRTSMLKLPRVLTGPQVTATNDRLRAMGDLMSNMPLPKGPMPKGMKLPKGGPKAR is encoded by the coding sequence ATGGCGAGAAGTGACAGCGCGGCGGATGCCGCAAACCCCGGGCGTCTGAAGCAGATCGCCCTGACGTACAAGATGACCCGCAAGGCCGACAAGACGATCGGCCTGGTGCTCGCGGGTGTCTTCCTCCTCATCCTCGGTGTCTTTCTCGCGTTCGGTTTCCTGATCGGTCACCCGGTCTACCTCGGCATCCTGGGCCTCCTGCTCGCCTTCCTCGGAACGGCGATCGTGTTCGGGCGCCGCGCGGAGCGGGCCGCCTTCGGGCAGATGGAGGGACAGCCGGGCGCCGCCGCGGCCGTGCTCGACAACATCGGCCGGGGCTGGACGACGACGCCCGCGGTGGCGATGAACCGCAGCCAGGACGTGGTGCACCGGGCCGTCGGCAAGGCCGGCATCGTCCTGGTCGCCGAGGGCAACCCGAACCGGGTGAAGACCCTGCTGGCCGCCGAGAAGAAGAAGATGAACCGCATCGTCGCGGATGTGCCGGTGCACGACCTGATCGTGGGCACGGGCGAGGGCCAGATCCCGCTGAAGAAGCTGCGGACCTCGATGCTCAAGCTGCCGCGCGTGCTGACCGGCCCCCAGGTGACCGCCACCAACGACCGGCTGCGGGCGATGGGCGACCTGATGAGCAACATGCCGCTGCCGAAGGGTCCCATGCCGAAGGGCATGAAGCTGCCGAAGGGCGGCCCGAAGGCTCGCTGA
- a CDS encoding TetR family transcriptional regulator: MSTKPPSLTERRKAATQLDIARAAAELFTERGPDQTTAEDVAERAGVALRTFYRYFRSKQDAVAPLLAHGADRWRELLAESEPGAGLPAALERAVQESLSASDAHTAEGLRQTRALLRAAVDDPALRAVWYRVNQESEEKLVDVVAGLAGPGADPMAVRLTAAAATDAIRVALEAWAATDAEVTGPGSPAELAVRCLRELMGGMRLLTG; the protein is encoded by the coding sequence GTGAGCACCAAGCCCCCTTCGCTGACCGAGCGCCGCAAGGCGGCGACCCAGCTGGACATCGCGCGGGCCGCCGCCGAGCTGTTCACCGAGCGCGGGCCGGACCAGACGACGGCGGAGGACGTCGCCGAGCGGGCCGGGGTCGCGCTGCGCACCTTCTACCGGTACTTCCGCAGCAAGCAGGACGCCGTGGCACCGCTGCTCGCCCATGGCGCGGACCGCTGGCGCGAGCTGCTGGCGGAGTCGGAGCCGGGCGCGGGACTGCCGGCCGCCCTGGAGCGGGCGGTCCAGGAGTCGCTGTCGGCGTCGGACGCGCACACGGCGGAGGGACTGCGGCAGACCCGGGCGCTGCTGCGGGCGGCCGTGGACGATCCGGCGCTGCGGGCCGTCTGGTACCGGGTGAACCAGGAGTCCGAGGAGAAGCTGGTCGACGTGGTCGCCGGGCTCGCGGGGCCGGGCGCGGACCCGATGGCGGTACGTCTGACGGCCGCCGCGGCGACCGACGCGATCCGGGTGGCGCTGGAGGCGTGGGCCGCGACGGACGCCGAGGTGACCGGGCCGGGCTCACCCGCGGAGCTGGCCGTGCGCTGTCTGCGGGAACTCATGGGCGGCATGCGCCTGTTGACGGGCTGA
- a CDS encoding RDD family protein — MDKREAIGSWLSGPRAAAEEAGVDFGYRGQQLGLPEEGPGSIARPGRRLGALVVDWGMSMLIASQLITHGYDQATGNWALLVFFVMSVLTVGTLGFSPGKRLFRLRVVDLATGQVKPLRALLRTLLLCLAVPALIWDRDGRGLHDRLARTVEVRI, encoded by the coding sequence GTGGACAAGAGGGAAGCAATCGGATCGTGGCTCTCCGGCCCCCGCGCGGCCGCCGAGGAAGCCGGTGTGGACTTCGGATACCGGGGTCAGCAGCTGGGGCTGCCCGAGGAGGGACCGGGCTCCATCGCCCGCCCGGGACGACGCCTCGGGGCGCTGGTCGTGGACTGGGGGATGAGCATGTTGATTGCATCCCAGTTGATCACGCACGGCTACGACCAGGCGACGGGCAACTGGGCCCTGCTGGTCTTCTTCGTGATGAGCGTCCTCACGGTCGGCACCCTCGGCTTCTCCCCGGGCAAGCGCCTCTTCCGCCTCCGGGTCGTCGACCTCGCCACCGGCCAGGTCAAGCCGCTGCGCGCCCTGCTGCGCACGCTGCTGCTCTGCCTCGCCGTCCCGGCCCTGATCTGGGACCGCGACGGCCGCGGCCTGCACGACCGGCTGGCCCGCACGGTCGAGGTGCGGATCTGA
- the lipB gene encoding lipoyl(octanoyl) transferase LipB gives MTARLTRDGESYSGVGTVRALRLSREALAVSELRFVRMGFGAESVEYQEAWDEQRRVHAARFTDEVPDTVLLLEHPPVYTAGRRTADSERPLDGTPVVDVDRGGKITWHGPGQLVGYPIQKLPRPVDVVAHVRRLEEALIRTCAEFGLETSRVEGRSGVWVLGDPVEQRPAIGGLSLDFDPRLTDEEFDPRMNGPEYAPSNAGQRREDRKIAAIGIRVAKGVTMHGFALNVNPDNRWFDRIIPCGIRDAGVASLANELGRDVTIDEVLPVVERHLRDVLENADLKPREIEKASA, from the coding sequence TTGACCGCACGGCTGACGCGTGACGGCGAGTCGTACAGTGGCGTAGGCACAGTTCGTGCCTTACGACTCTCCAGGGAGGCGCTTGCCGTGAGCGAGCTGCGGTTCGTCCGGATGGGATTCGGTGCGGAGTCCGTCGAGTACCAGGAGGCGTGGGACGAGCAGCGCCGGGTGCACGCGGCGCGGTTCACCGACGAGGTCCCCGACACCGTGCTGCTGCTCGAACACCCGCCCGTGTACACGGCCGGCCGGCGCACCGCCGACAGCGAGCGACCGCTCGACGGCACCCCGGTCGTCGACGTGGACCGCGGCGGCAAGATCACCTGGCACGGCCCCGGGCAGCTGGTGGGCTACCCGATCCAGAAGCTGCCGCGTCCGGTGGACGTCGTCGCGCATGTACGGCGCCTTGAGGAGGCCCTGATCCGCACATGCGCGGAGTTCGGCCTGGAGACCAGCCGGGTCGAGGGCCGCAGCGGCGTGTGGGTGCTCGGCGATCCGGTCGAGCAGCGCCCCGCGATCGGCGGACTGTCGCTGGACTTCGACCCGCGTCTCACCGACGAGGAGTTCGACCCGCGGATGAACGGGCCCGAGTACGCGCCGTCCAACGCCGGGCAGCGGCGCGAGGACCGGAAGATCGCGGCGATCGGCATCCGGGTCGCCAAGGGCGTCACCATGCACGGCTTCGCGCTGAACGTGAACCCGGACAACCGGTGGTTCGACCGGATCATCCCGTGCGGGATCCGGGACGCGGGGGTGGCTTCGCTGGCGAACGAGCTGGGCCGGGATGTGACCATCGATGAGGTGCTGCCGGTGGTGGAGCGGCATCTGCGGGATGTGCTGGAGAACGCCGATCTGAAGCCTCGGGAGATCGAGAAGGCTTCGGCGTAG